In a single window of the Desulfovibrio mangrovi genome:
- the leuS gene encoding leucine--tRNA ligase, with amino-acid sequence MKYDPQAIETKWQRIWAEYGDFHTDHNSDKEKYYVLEMFPYPSGNIHMGHVRNYSIGDVVARFKRMQGCNVMHPMGWDAFGLPAENAAIKNNIHPAKWTYANIDNMRAQLKRLGYSYDWRRELATCDKEYYHWEQLFILKFYEKGLLYRKQQPQNWCPKCNTVLANEQVEDGLCWRCDSVVEQKDLAQWFLKITDYAEELLADLEKLKGGWPDRVISMQENWIGKSVGAEITFDIESIDDSITVFTTRPDTIFGATFMSLAPEHPLVEKLIDGKPQAEEVRAFVERIRNMDRIERTSETLEKEGVFTGAYCINPLNGAKIPVYVANFVLASYGTGAVMAVPAHDQRDFEFARKYNLPMQVVIQPEGATLDVADMTEAYTATGVMVNSGQFDGTPNEEGKARVADWLQENNRGKRTTNYRLRDWNISRQRYWGSPIPMVYCDSCGIVPEKEENLPIVLPLEVQTHPDGRSPLGDSPEFYECACPKCGQKARRETDTMDTFVESSWYFARYTDARQDKAPFTPEALSYWAPVDQYIGGVEHAILHLLYSRFFTKALRDCGFLDFDEPFRNLLTQGMVLMDGAKMSKSKGNVVDPTEMIAKFGADTVRLFCLFAAPPERDFDWSDTGIEGANRFVKRIWRLVEEQMDVLTTVKPCSSTAAHCTTEEAKAIRNKEHTAAKKAGEDIHQRFQFNTAIAAVMELVNDLYLAKDKLREDENGRIVLSSAVSTVLALMSPITPHLCEELWEAVGHTNRLAFEAWPAYSEEAMVKDVATVVVQVNGKVRARLEVPADADQESVKSLALNDENVAKHVEGLTVRKVIVIPGKLVNVVAN; translated from the coding sequence ATGAAGTACGATCCGCAGGCCATAGAAACCAAATGGCAGCGCATTTGGGCAGAATACGGCGATTTCCATACCGATCACAACTCGGACAAGGAAAAGTACTACGTGCTTGAAATGTTCCCGTATCCTTCGGGCAACATCCACATGGGCCACGTCCGCAACTACTCCATCGGCGACGTAGTGGCACGCTTCAAGCGCATGCAGGGCTGCAACGTAATGCACCCCATGGGCTGGGACGCCTTCGGCCTACCTGCGGAAAACGCCGCCATCAAGAACAACATCCACCCCGCCAAGTGGACGTACGCCAACATCGACAACATGCGCGCCCAGCTCAAGCGCCTTGGCTACTCCTACGACTGGCGTCGTGAGCTCGCAACCTGCGACAAGGAATATTACCACTGGGAACAGCTGTTCATCCTCAAGTTCTACGAAAAGGGCCTGCTCTATCGCAAACAGCAGCCCCAGAACTGGTGCCCCAAGTGTAACACCGTTCTCGCCAACGAGCAGGTGGAAGACGGTCTGTGCTGGCGCTGCGACAGCGTGGTTGAACAGAAGGATCTTGCACAGTGGTTCCTGAAAATTACCGACTACGCAGAAGAACTGCTGGCAGACCTTGAAAAGCTCAAGGGCGGCTGGCCGGATCGCGTCATCTCCATGCAGGAGAACTGGATCGGCAAGTCCGTGGGTGCGGAGATTACCTTCGACATCGAGAGCATTGATGACTCCATCACCGTGTTCACCACCCGTCCCGACACAATTTTCGGCGCCACCTTCATGAGCCTTGCCCCCGAGCATCCGCTGGTGGAAAAGCTCATCGACGGCAAGCCGCAGGCGGAAGAAGTGCGTGCCTTCGTGGAACGCATCCGCAACATGGACCGCATTGAGCGCACCTCCGAAACGCTGGAAAAGGAAGGCGTCTTCACCGGTGCATACTGCATCAATCCACTGAACGGCGCGAAGATTCCGGTGTACGTGGCCAACTTCGTTCTGGCCAGCTACGGTACGGGCGCGGTCATGGCCGTTCCCGCTCACGACCAGCGCGACTTCGAATTTGCCCGCAAGTACAACCTGCCCATGCAGGTGGTCATTCAGCCTGAAGGCGCAACGCTGGATGTTGCCGACATGACGGAAGCCTACACCGCCACCGGCGTGATGGTGAACTCCGGCCAGTTCGACGGCACCCCCAACGAGGAAGGCAAGGCCCGTGTAGCCGACTGGCTGCAGGAGAACAACCGCGGCAAGCGCACCACCAACTACCGCCTGCGCGACTGGAACATATCCCGCCAGCGTTACTGGGGCAGCCCCATTCCCATGGTATACTGCGACAGCTGCGGCATTGTTCCCGAAAAGGAAGAGAACCTGCCCATCGTGCTGCCGCTGGAAGTCCAGACGCACCCCGACGGCCGTTCGCCCCTCGGCGACAGCCCAGAATTCTATGAATGCGCATGCCCCAAGTGCGGCCAGAAGGCCCGCCGCGAAACCGACACCATGGATACCTTTGTGGAATCCTCCTGGTACTTCGCGCGCTACACTGACGCACGTCAGGACAAGGCTCCCTTCACGCCGGAAGCGCTTTCCTACTGGGCACCCGTGGATCAGTACATCGGCGGCGTGGAACACGCCATCCTGCACCTGCTCTACTCCCGCTTCTTCACCAAGGCGCTGCGCGACTGCGGCTTCCTGGACTTTGACGAGCCCTTCCGCAACCTGCTCACGCAGGGCATGGTGCTGATGGACGGTGCAAAGATGTCCAAGTCCAAGGGTAACGTGGTTGACCCCACAGAAATGATCGCCAAGTTCGGCGCGGACACCGTGCGTCTGTTCTGCCTTTTCGCAGCTCCGCCGGAACGCGACTTTGACTGGTCCGACACGGGCATTGAAGGTGCCAACCGCTTCGTCAAGCGCATCTGGCGTCTTGTGGAAGAACAGATGGACGTGCTCACCACGGTCAAGCCCTGCTCCTCCACCGCAGCCCACTGCACCACCGAGGAAGCAAAGGCCATCCGCAACAAGGAACACACAGCCGCAAAGAAGGCCGGGGAAGATATTCACCAGCGCTTCCAGTTCAACACCGCCATCGCAGCCGTGATGGAACTGGTGAACGATCTGTACCTTGCCAAGGACAAACTGCGCGAAGACGAGAACGGACGAATCGTCCTGTCCTCCGCCGTATCCACGGTACTGGCACTCATGTCCCCCATCACGCCTCACCTGTGTGAAGAGCTGTGGGAAGCCGTCGGCCACACCAACCGTCTGGCCTTTGAAGCCTGGCCCGCATATAGTGAAGAAGCCATGGTCAAAGACGTGGCTACCGTAGTCGTACAGGTAAACGGCAAGGTACGCGCTCGTCTTGAAGTGCCTGCGGATGCCGATCAGGAATCCGTGAAGTCTCTTGCCCTGAACGATGAAAACGTTGCCAAGCATGTGGAAGGCCTGACCGTCCGCAAGGTCATCGTCATTCCCGGGAAACTCGTGAATGTGGTTGCAAACTAG
- a CDS encoding FmdE family protein, giving the protein MTQGFRNIGEHTFDEFVEMATLFHNYPAPGLILGGYMVEEAKRHIPEGTLYEAIAETAWCLPDAIQMLTPCTIGNGWVRVMNFGLYAMSLFDKRTGKGVRVWLDMHKLAEDSELLTWYLKRKPKHEQDSDKLLREIGEAGADILSVRPIQLRADLLVKRSKGGIGECPVCHEAYPTVHGPICRSCKGENPYDNSLGDAPGGVVYPLPSAIRTVAAEEAMGREVLHDMTSIDPGKSKGAAFRKGQVFDVGDLCRLQHMGRNNLYVETGEVGEEWVHENDCAEAFAKGLSGEGVVSGGEPHEGKVTLKAAYDGLFRVNTDALYAFNLCPGVMAASRNGWTMVKEGAEVAGTRAVPLYLQRADFVRAMQALEASDTPIFSVLPLRKAQVGVLITGDEVFSGKIEDRFEEIIRKKVTALGSEVHRAIIVPDNRDMIRDNARALLDEGCNIIITTAGLSVDPDDVTRHGLVDAGAHDMLYGAPLLPGTMTLIGKIGTARLLGVPACALFFKHTSLDLILPRLLADVDVTRDDLARMGEGGMCLGCANCTFPKCPFGK; this is encoded by the coding sequence ATGACGCAAGGTTTCAGGAATATCGGTGAACACACTTTCGACGAGTTCGTCGAAATGGCTACGCTCTTTCATAACTATCCCGCGCCGGGACTCATTCTTGGCGGTTACATGGTTGAGGAGGCCAAGCGGCATATTCCTGAAGGAACCCTCTACGAGGCCATAGCCGAAACGGCATGGTGTCTGCCCGACGCCATTCAGATGCTTACCCCCTGTACCATCGGCAACGGATGGGTGCGGGTCATGAATTTCGGCCTGTACGCCATGAGTCTGTTTGACAAGCGTACCGGCAAGGGCGTGCGCGTGTGGCTGGATATGCACAAGCTTGCCGAAGATTCGGAACTCCTCACGTGGTACCTCAAGCGCAAGCCTAAGCATGAACAGGATTCAGACAAGCTTCTGCGTGAAATAGGTGAAGCGGGGGCGGACATCCTTTCCGTGCGGCCCATCCAGCTTCGGGCCGACCTGCTGGTCAAGCGCAGCAAGGGCGGCATTGGCGAATGCCCCGTCTGTCATGAGGCCTATCCCACGGTGCATGGTCCCATCTGCCGTTCCTGCAAGGGCGAGAATCCCTATGACAACAGTCTGGGCGATGCCCCCGGCGGCGTGGTGTATCCTTTGCCCAGCGCCATCAGGACCGTTGCGGCGGAGGAGGCCATGGGGCGTGAAGTGCTGCACGACATGACCAGCATTGACCCCGGCAAGAGCAAGGGAGCCGCCTTCCGCAAAGGTCAGGTTTTTGATGTGGGCGATCTGTGCCGTCTGCAGCATATGGGCCGTAACAACCTGTATGTCGAGACCGGTGAAGTGGGTGAAGAGTGGGTGCATGAGAATGACTGTGCCGAAGCCTTTGCCAAGGGACTTTCCGGTGAGGGGGTTGTGAGCGGCGGAGAACCGCATGAGGGCAAGGTGACGCTCAAGGCGGCCTACGATGGCCTGTTCCGCGTGAACACGGATGCTCTTTATGCCTTCAACCTCTGCCCCGGCGTTATGGCGGCGAGCCGTAACGGCTGGACCATGGTGAAGGAAGGCGCAGAAGTGGCAGGTACCCGCGCTGTGCCCCTGTACCTGCAGCGGGCTGATTTTGTCAGGGCCATGCAGGCGCTGGAAGCATCTGACACGCCCATTTTCAGTGTTCTGCCCCTGCGCAAGGCGCAGGTTGGCGTGCTGATCACCGGAGACGAGGTGTTCAGCGGCAAGATTGAAGACCGGTTTGAAGAGATCATCCGTAAAAAAGTTACGGCGCTTGGCAGTGAAGTGCATCGTGCCATCATTGTGCCGGACAACCGGGACATGATCCGTGACAACGCCCGTGCGCTGCTGGACGAAGGCTGCAACATCATCATCACCACGGCCGGTTTGTCCGTAGACCCCGACGATGTGACCCGCCACGGTCTTGTGGATGCAGGAGCACATGACATGCTCTACGGCGCGCCGCTGTTGCCCGGCACCATGACGCTCATCGGGAAGATCGGTACTGCGCGCCTGCTGGGCGTTCCCGCCTGTGCGCTCTTCTTCAAGCACACCAGTCTGGACCTGATTCTGCCCCGTTTGCTGGCGGACGTGGATGTGACCCGCGATGACCTTGCCCGCATGGGTGAGGGAGGCATGTGTCTCGGCTGCGCCAACTGTACCTTCCCCAAGTGTCCGTTCGGCAAGTAG
- the holA gene encoding DNA polymerase III subunit delta, giving the protein MSRPGFTICTCPDAQLIKDHIDAQLSANPAPDGQWQRHVYWGDEGLPPVFWENLTLQGLFATPKSLVVRNAQNLSTDDWKKLSQALGSFNPLAWPFLCLEVPFEKGKPKVVKAITGLKCWGFAEKKGWIWESAGLTPRDMRDFVTGWAARNTVSIPPQALQILAQNLTSDATAATRELEKLALAAGDNATITPELASEIAQETELDIFSFINALQTGNAPEKVWSKVVQGHATGEDGIFKFLAMLLREARILWQLLAGEQVFLPGNVKQNKERLASTMGRARIARIWDLALEAEKGIKTGERKPEQAMEMLVAGLIALFGSLKGSQQRPPHTSATYRR; this is encoded by the coding sequence ATGTCCAGACCCGGCTTCACCATTTGCACCTGCCCAGACGCCCAACTGATCAAAGATCACATTGATGCACAGCTCAGCGCCAACCCTGCGCCTGATGGTCAGTGGCAGCGTCATGTGTATTGGGGCGATGAAGGCCTGCCTCCCGTTTTCTGGGAAAACCTGACGCTGCAGGGTCTCTTCGCCACCCCCAAGAGTCTGGTGGTACGCAACGCCCAGAACCTTTCCACTGACGACTGGAAAAAACTCAGTCAGGCACTGGGAAGCTTCAACCCGCTTGCGTGGCCCTTCCTGTGCCTTGAGGTACCCTTCGAAAAAGGCAAGCCCAAGGTGGTCAAGGCCATCACTGGCCTCAAATGCTGGGGCTTTGCCGAAAAAAAGGGCTGGATATGGGAATCCGCAGGCCTCACCCCCCGCGACATGCGCGATTTTGTAACCGGCTGGGCAGCCAGGAACACTGTATCCATTCCTCCGCAGGCACTGCAGATACTGGCACAGAATCTCACCTCAGATGCCACGGCCGCAACCCGTGAATTGGAAAAACTGGCTCTGGCTGCAGGCGACAACGCCACAATCACTCCGGAACTGGCCTCTGAAATCGCACAGGAAACGGAACTGGATATCTTCTCGTTCATCAATGCCCTGCAAACCGGCAACGCACCGGAAAAAGTCTGGAGCAAGGTCGTACAGGGACACGCCACCGGTGAAGACGGCATCTTCAAGTTCCTAGCCATGCTCCTGCGCGAAGCCCGCATTCTGTGGCAGCTGCTGGCAGGTGAACAGGTCTTCCTGCCCGGCAACGTCAAGCAGAACAAGGAACGGCTGGCCAGCACCATGGGCCGGGCACGCATCGCACGCATATGGGATCTTGCCCTTGAGGCCGAAAAAGGTATCAAAACCGGTGAGCGCAAACCCGAACAGGCCATGGAAATGCTCGTAGCCGGTCTCATTGCCTTGTTTGGCAGCTTGAAAGGCTCCCAGCAACGCCCGCCGCACACGTCAGCCACCTACCGACGTTGA
- the fdhD gene encoding formate dehydrogenase accessory sulfurtransferase FdhD: MQTIKRTILRYREGGARTSDDTILTEATLEIVVNGVPWAALMCTPGSDEDLALGFCLTEGLMTPYETYGVEGRESMPDGSRLHLVISGGAERVHAALSGRGMRTGASCCGNRSATRAEDLIRIIPAVSDDYRISPGQLHQLQMESEACQALFDSTGATHFCALYDAENSMLAYAEDVGRHNALDKAAGQAFRLGRLQRARLVLLSSRLSFEMVQKSIALGAQVVAGFSAVTSRAVALAESSGVTLVGFLRSPRLNIYTHPVRLGYESPGVSLHHVDMSKYFPGLSS, encoded by the coding sequence ATGCAGACTATCAAGCGCACCATATTGCGGTATCGGGAAGGCGGAGCACGCACATCCGACGACACCATACTGACAGAGGCGACGTTGGAAATCGTGGTGAACGGCGTACCATGGGCTGCCCTTATGTGTACTCCGGGCAGTGATGAAGATCTTGCACTCGGCTTCTGTCTGACGGAGGGGCTGATGACGCCCTACGAGACATACGGGGTCGAAGGGCGTGAGAGTATGCCTGATGGCAGTCGGCTTCATCTTGTCATCAGCGGGGGGGCTGAGCGGGTTCATGCTGCTTTGAGTGGGCGCGGGATGCGTACCGGAGCCTCCTGTTGCGGAAATCGTAGCGCCACCCGTGCGGAGGATCTGATACGCATCATTCCCGCCGTGTCTGATGATTATCGTATTTCTCCCGGGCAGTTACACCAGTTGCAGATGGAGTCTGAGGCGTGCCAAGCCTTGTTCGACAGCACCGGCGCTACACATTTCTGCGCTTTGTATGATGCAGAAAACTCCATGCTTGCCTATGCGGAGGATGTGGGGCGGCATAACGCCCTCGACAAGGCCGCAGGGCAGGCGTTCCGGCTCGGCAGGTTGCAGAGGGCGCGGCTTGTGCTGTTATCGTCACGGCTCAGTTTTGAGATGGTACAGAAATCCATTGCGCTCGGGGCACAGGTGGTAGCCGGATTCTCTGCCGTGACCAGCAGGGCGGTGGCCTTGGCTGAGTCGTCCGGCGTTACGCTAGTCGGTTTCCTGCGCTCACCGCGTCTGAATATTTACACCCACCCTGTCAGATTGGGATATGAGTCCCCGGGTGTTTCGCTGCATCATGTTGACATGTCTAAGTATTTTCCTGGGTTGTCTTCCTGA
- a CDS encoding formate dehydrogenase accessory protein FdhE: MTKDTALSSVSSDPAVDPFAGSKRSGAAETLSAACVRRPALASVLSPFIPLFAAKEEVCEELKAGLNPVPELMHPDVARLEGGVALLASVSLDWLVAPFKQAASRLLPHLASLPALAGHVTRYLEALESGSIDAAAISQACLASDAAGLERMAQAVQMPAPVLVFLTHQALGTVLRAAREISAPVVPSVQWREGYCPVCGSFPSLGCLGRPDPDQSEFVKGGGGHKYLHCSLCGNDWRYRRGACPACSNEDPGAIEYMRAKESPWERVELCRKCNTYVAALDLRETVDSPDLDAAAIGLMHLDLLAASEGLRPLAPSLWNSFD; the protein is encoded by the coding sequence CCCGCAGTTGATCCTTTTGCAGGCAGCAAGCGCTCCGGTGCAGCCGAAACCCTGTCGGCTGCCTGTGTCCGCCGTCCGGCGCTGGCCTCGGTGTTGTCTCCCTTCATTCCCTTGTTTGCGGCAAAGGAAGAGGTTTGCGAAGAATTGAAGGCGGGCCTGAATCCCGTGCCGGAGTTGATGCATCCTGATGTGGCCCGGCTTGAAGGCGGGGTAGCTCTGCTGGCCTCTGTGTCTCTGGACTGGCTGGTGGCCCCGTTCAAGCAGGCTGCTTCTCGTTTGCTGCCTCATCTTGCATCCCTGCCCGCGTTGGCCGGGCATGTAACCCGTTACCTTGAGGCGTTGGAGTCCGGTTCGATTGATGCTGCGGCCATCTCTCAGGCCTGTCTAGCCAGCGATGCCGCAGGGCTGGAGCGAATGGCTCAGGCTGTACAGATGCCTGCTCCGGTGCTTGTTTTCCTGACTCATCAGGCATTGGGCACGGTGCTTCGTGCTGCCCGCGAGATAAGTGCTCCGGTCGTTCCCTCCGTGCAGTGGCGCGAAGGCTATTGTCCTGTCTGCGGCTCGTTTCCGTCTCTGGGATGCCTCGGACGGCCCGATCCCGATCAGTCCGAGTTCGTCAAAGGAGGGGGAGGACACAAGTATCTGCACTGCTCTTTGTGCGGGAACGACTGGCGATATCGCCGTGGTGCCTGTCCCGCGTGCAGTAATGAGGATCCCGGTGCAATTGAGTACATGCGGGCAAAGGAAAGCCCGTGGGAGCGGGTTGAGCTGTGTCGCAAGTGCAATACGTATGTCGCCGCACTTGATTTGCGGGAAACTGTTGATAGCCCGGATCTTGATGCTGCAGCCATAGGCCTCATGCACCTTGATCTTCTTGCGGCATCCGAGGGGTTGCGGCCTCTGGCTCCCTCGCTCTGGAACTCCTTCGATTAG
- the radC gene encoding RadC family protein: MDSKPHFHGHRERLRQKLKKDARQLADYELLELVLGTVLTRCDTKPLAKELLSRFKTLHGVLHARPAELRGIAGFGPSLENQWLLLRELMTRCLESPVRERATLAGPTDIVAMARLRLGSLPHEEFWAVFLDNQNRLLAWERISTGTVNTTMIYPRDLMEMALGNKASSLVIVHNHPGGNPVPSTPDVEITRQIIRSGQALGIRVLDHIIVTEGDYYSLKSEGLI; the protein is encoded by the coding sequence ATGGACAGCAAACCGCATTTTCATGGCCATAGGGAGCGCCTGCGCCAGAAATTGAAGAAGGATGCGAGACAACTCGCAGACTACGAGCTTCTGGAACTGGTGCTCGGTACCGTGCTCACCCGCTGTGATACCAAACCGTTGGCCAAGGAATTGCTGTCCAGATTCAAGACTCTGCACGGCGTGTTACATGCCCGTCCTGCAGAACTCCGCGGCATAGCTGGCTTCGGACCGTCACTGGAAAACCAGTGGCTGCTGTTGCGAGAGCTCATGACGCGTTGTCTTGAATCCCCTGTCAGAGAGCGCGCCACACTTGCCGGACCGACGGACATCGTTGCCATGGCAAGACTCAGGCTCGGCTCTCTGCCGCATGAGGAATTCTGGGCGGTGTTTCTGGACAACCAGAACCGGCTGCTCGCATGGGAACGCATTTCCACCGGAACCGTGAACACGACCATGATATATCCCCGAGACCTCATGGAAATGGCGCTAGGGAACAAAGCAAGCTCTCTGGTCATCGTGCACAACCATCCCGGCGGCAATCCTGTTCCTTCCACACCGGACGTGGAGATCACACGACAGATCATCCGCTCCGGTCAGGCGCTGGGCATTCGGGTACTGGACCACATCATCGTCACCGAAGGCGACTATTACAGTTTGAAAAGCGAAGGCCTCATTTAA
- a CDS encoding acylphosphatase, translating to MKTCRCIVHGRVQGVGYRFWTVRTALPLKLTGWVRNLPDGSVELTATGAPDAIGKLQEHLWQGPAYSEVTAVSCTDLPTSDEASTDFSIRY from the coding sequence ATGAAAACATGCAGATGCATCGTACACGGCAGAGTACAAGGGGTGGGATACCGTTTCTGGACCGTCCGCACGGCCCTCCCTCTGAAACTGACAGGATGGGTGCGCAACCTGCCGGATGGTTCCGTTGAGTTGACGGCCACCGGAGCGCCAGATGCCATTGGCAAGTTGCAGGAGCATCTCTGGCAGGGGCCCGCATACAGCGAGGTTACCGCTGTAAGCTGCACCGATCTGCCGACTTCCGACGAAGCCAGTACGGACTTTTCCATACGGTATTAG
- the lon gene encoding endopeptidase La, which translates to MSDDSVTDSLADDMEGALPEFPSELPVLPVRDIVVFNYMILPLFVGREKSVQAVDAALNGSRYLMITTQKDESTEDPKPDDLHQTGTVVMIMRMLKMPDGRLKVLVQGISRAVVKRFISEDPYMIAEVEAVHEPEIDLLTVEQEAMMRAAREQSERILSLRGVATSDIMSVLNSVNDPGRLADLIAANLRMKVNDAQLILECTDPLERLQLVNNQLVKETEVAAMQAKIQNMAREGMDKAQKDYYLREQLKAIRRELGEGESGDDDIEELARMIEKAGLPKDVRKEADKQLRRLASMHPDASEATVVRTYLEWLGELPWKKLSRDRLDIPTAETILNDDHYGLEKVKDRILEYLSVRKLNPKSKGPILCFAGPPGVGKTSLGRSIARALGRKFSRVSLGGMRDEAEIRGHRRTYIGAMPGRIIQIIKQLGTRNPVIMLDEIDKLGSDFRGDPSSALLEVLDPEQNFSFSDHYLNVPFDLSKVMFICTANQLDTIPAPLRDRMEIIQIPGYTLQEKASIARRYLIPRQTEENGLTMDDAVIPDTVITKIIQEYTREAGLRNLEREIGSVCRKLARKKAEGKKGPFKVTLKTLPKLLGIPRYLDEEREKELLPGVAMGLAWTPFGGEILHIEVSTMKGKGKLTLTGQLGDVMKESAQAAMSYARAHAEQLGIDPDFLEKLDIHIHVPAGATPKDGPSAGVTLVSALISALSGKPVNSDLCMTGEITLRGRVMPVGGIKEKILAGVTRGLGHVIIPSQNVKDLEDVPAELLKKIEVHTAERIDDLIPLVFPS; encoded by the coding sequence ATGTCCGATGACTCCGTGACCGACTCTCTTGCCGACGACATGGAAGGAGCTCTGCCGGAGTTTCCATCCGAGCTGCCCGTTCTTCCGGTACGTGACATCGTGGTGTTCAACTACATGATCCTGCCCTTATTCGTGGGGCGGGAAAAGTCCGTGCAGGCCGTGGATGCCGCGCTGAACGGCAGCCGCTACCTGATGATCACCACCCAGAAGGATGAGAGTACGGAAGATCCCAAGCCCGACGATCTGCACCAGACCGGTACCGTGGTCATGATCATGCGCATGCTCAAAATGCCCGATGGCCGCCTCAAGGTCCTCGTGCAGGGCATCAGCCGCGCCGTGGTGAAGCGCTTCATATCCGAAGATCCTTACATGATTGCGGAAGTTGAGGCTGTTCACGAACCCGAAATAGACTTGCTCACCGTGGAGCAGGAAGCCATGATGCGCGCGGCCCGCGAACAGAGCGAGCGCATTCTCTCGTTGCGCGGCGTGGCCACCTCGGACATCATGTCCGTGCTGAACAGCGTCAACGATCCCGGCCGTCTTGCGGACCTCATCGCCGCAAACCTGCGCATGAAGGTGAACGATGCCCAGCTCATTCTGGAATGCACCGATCCCCTTGAACGCCTGCAACTGGTGAACAACCAGTTGGTGAAGGAAACAGAAGTCGCCGCCATGCAGGCCAAGATCCAGAACATGGCCCGCGAAGGCATGGACAAGGCGCAGAAAGACTACTACCTGCGCGAACAGCTCAAGGCCATCCGCCGCGAACTGGGCGAAGGCGAGTCCGGCGATGACGACATTGAAGAACTCGCCCGCATGATCGAAAAGGCGGGCCTGCCCAAAGATGTACGCAAGGAAGCAGACAAGCAGCTGCGCCGCCTCGCCTCCATGCATCCCGATGCCTCCGAAGCCACCGTGGTACGTACCTATCTGGAATGGCTCGGCGAACTGCCCTGGAAAAAACTTTCCCGCGACAGATTGGACATTCCCACGGCGGAAACCATCCTCAACGACGACCACTACGGCCTTGAAAAGGTCAAGGACCGTATTCTGGAATATCTCTCCGTCCGCAAGCTCAACCCCAAGTCCAAGGGGCCCATCCTGTGCTTTGCAGGCCCTCCCGGCGTGGGCAAGACGTCGCTCGGACGTTCCATTGCCCGTGCTCTCGGCCGCAAGTTCTCACGCGTTTCCCTTGGCGGCATGCGTGATGAGGCGGAAATCCGCGGCCACCGCCGCACCTACATCGGAGCCATGCCGGGCCGTATCATTCAGATCATCAAGCAGCTCGGCACCCGTAACCCCGTGATCATGCTGGACGAGATAGACAAGCTCGGCTCCGATTTCCGCGGCGACCCCTCGTCCGCCCTGCTGGAAGTGCTGGATCCCGAACAGAACTTCTCCTTCTCCGATCACTATTTGAACGTGCCCTTTGATCTTTCCAAGGTCATGTTCATCTGCACTGCAAACCAGCTGGATACCATTCCCGCGCCCCTGCGCGACCGCATGGAGATCATCCAGATTCCGGGCTACACCCTGCAGGAAAAGGCCAGCATCGCGCGGCGTTATCTCATTCCCCGCCAGACCGAGGAAAACGGTCTGACCATGGATGACGCCGTCATTCCGGATACCGTCATCACCAAGATCATTCAGGAATATACCCGCGAGGCAGGCCTGCGAAATCTTGAACGCGAAATCGGCTCCGTCTGCCGCAAGCTGGCCCGTAAAAAGGCCGAAGGCAAAAAGGGCCCCTTCAAAGTTACCCTGAAGACCCTGCCCAAGCTCTTGGGCATTCCCCGCTACCTTGATGAGGAGCGCGAGAAGGAACTGCTCCCCGGCGTGGCCATGGGTCTTGCGTGGACGCCCTTCGGCGGCGAGATTCTGCACATCGAAGTGTCCACCATGAAAGGCAAGGGCAAACTCACGCTCACCGGCCAGCTTGGTGACGTGATGAAGGAATCCGCCCAGGCTGCCATGAGCTATGCGCGCGCCCATGCGGAGCAGTTGGGCATCGATCCCGACTTCCTCGAAAAGCTGGATATCCACATCCACGTTCCTGCAGGCGCCACACCCAAGGACGGCCCCTCTGCCGGTGTGACGCTGGTATCCGCGCTCATCTCCGCCCTTTCCGGCAAGCCCGTGAACAGCGATCTCTGCATGACGGGTGAAATCACCCTGCGCGGCAGGGTCATGCCTGTGGGCGGTATCAAGGAAAAGATTCTTGCCGGTGTGACGCGCGGCCTCGGTCACGTGATCATCCCCAGCCAGAACGTGAAGGACCTTGAAGATGTTCCTGCGGAACTGCTCAAGAAGATTGAAGTGCATACGGCAGAACGCATTGACGACCTGATCCCGCTGGTCTTCCCCAGCTAA
- the lptE gene encoding LPS assembly lipoprotein LptE: protein MWLQTSKNSVAGVVRLVLLVLTATVLLAGCGYQFAGKEKGIFGDPRSTIRMGSVENPTMYAWLPPKIRSLMRDEIHKRNLASWVDSSPSDYTMRIVIDEFMLRSHMRDSDDKTLIYSASLRFEAIVYSGQTNRVFWRSGKESLSRTYDSKNEQDAGTDITQLLVQRVCDRMRHSF, encoded by the coding sequence ATGTGGTTGCAAACTAGCAAGAACAGTGTCGCAGGCGTGGTTCGCCTTGTCCTGCTTGTCCTCACGGCAACGGTGCTGCTCGCCGGATGCGGCTACCAGTTTGCGGGCAAGGAGAAAGGCATCTTCGGAGATCCCCGTTCCACCATACGGATGGGCTCCGTGGAGAACCCCACCATGTATGCATGGTTACCGCCCAAAATCCGTTCCCTCATGCGGGACGAGATTCACAAGCGCAACCTGGCGAGTTGGGTGGACTCAAGTCCGTCGGACTACACCATGCGAATAGTCATTGATGAATTCATGCTGCGCAGTCACATGAGAGACTCCGATGACAAGACACTGATCTATTCCGCTTCACTTCGCTTTGAAGCCATCGTGTACAGCGGGCAGACAAACAGAGTATTCTGGCGCTCCGGCAAGGAATCTCTCTCGCGCACTTACGACTCGAAGAACGAGCAGGATGCCGGTACGGACATCACGCAACTGCTTGTACAACGGGTCTGTGACCGCATGCGGCACAGTTTCTAG